One Kribbella sp. NBC_00662 genomic region harbors:
- a CDS encoding MarR family winged helix-turn-helix transcriptional regulator yields MSTRWLDETEMTAWVRLAAVLELLPGVLDSQLRRDAELTHYEYYVIAMLSEAPKRTLRMTALAQRTNATLPRLSHVVKRLEDRGLIERFPCPEDARATNARLTADGWKKIRATAPGHVATVREHVIDVLTPEQISQLADITGAILESVDPEGKLSEVYRR; encoded by the coding sequence ATGAGCACTCGATGGCTGGACGAGACGGAGATGACCGCCTGGGTGCGGCTGGCCGCCGTACTCGAGCTGCTGCCCGGCGTCCTCGACTCCCAGCTGCGGCGCGACGCGGAGCTGACGCACTACGAGTACTACGTGATCGCGATGCTCTCCGAGGCGCCGAAACGCACGCTCCGGATGACCGCGTTGGCGCAGCGGACGAACGCGACCCTCCCCCGGCTGTCACATGTCGTGAAGCGGTTGGAGGATCGCGGTCTGATCGAGCGCTTCCCCTGCCCCGAAGACGCGCGCGCGACGAACGCCCGGCTGACCGCCGACGGCTGGAAGAAGATCCGCGCCACCGCGCCCGGGCATGTGGCAACGGTCCGCGAGCACGTGATCGATGTACTCACTCCTGAGCAGATCTCCCAGCTCGCCGACATCACCGGCGCGATCCTCGAATCGGTCGACCCGGAGGGCAAGCTCAGCGAGGTGTACCGGCGCTGA